In Helianthus annuus cultivar XRQ/B chromosome 9, HanXRQr2.0-SUNRISE, whole genome shotgun sequence, the following are encoded in one genomic region:
- the LOC110941488 gene encoding zinc finger CCCH domain-containing protein 11, translating into MNDTTILMAEEARMTDGNNKMLVAYHETGHAVCTLSLWSGVDPKSILCEFFKAGQCAKGFKCKFSHDLNVQTKGEKFDIFSDKRDEGTMEDWDLETLEKVVESKGKEYNQNKPTDIVCKHFLDAVEKKQYGWFWVCPNGNKECHYRHDLPPGYILKSQMKALLEEEANKLAIKDEFEDQVKAVCGRLRSNSGSYMLAEEKTLYHLLKNYEQIGSY; encoded by the exons ATGAACGATACAACCATCTTGATGGCAGAAGAGGCAAGG ATGACAGATGGAAATAACAAGATGTTAGTAGCCTATCATGAAACCGGTCATGCAGTCTGCAC GTTATCGTTATGGTCAGGGGTGGATCCAAAGTCTATATTGTGCGAGTTTTTCAAGGCTGGTCAATGTGCGAAAGGTTTCAAATGCAAGTTTTCTCATGACTTGAATGTACAAACAAAGGGTGAAAAGTTTGACATTTTCAGTGATAAGCGTGATGAAG GAACAATGGAGGACTGGGATTTGGAGACGTTGGAAAAAGTTGTGGAATCAAAAGGAAAAGAGTACAACCAGAATAAACCAACCGACATC GTTTGTAAACACTTCCTCGATGCAGTGGAGAAAAAGCAATATGGTTGGTTCTGGGTATGTCCAAACGGTAATAAAGAGTGCCATTACAGACACGATCTCCCTCCCGGATACATCTTGAAATCTCAAATGAAAGCTCTTTTAGAAGAAGAGGCTAACAAGCTAGCTATCAAGGATGAGTTTGAGGATCAG GTTAAAGCAGTTTGTGGTCGTCTTCGTTCGAATTCAGGTAGCTATATGCTTGCTGAAGAGAAAACTCTTTATCATTTACTGAAAAACTATGAGCAAATCGGAAG CTACTAA
- the LOC110880136 gene encoding ESCRT-related protein CHMP1A has product MGQAEKLMNQIMELKFTSKSLQRQARKCEKDEKSEKLKVKKAIEKGNMDGARIYAENAIRKRSEQMNYLRLSSRLDAVVARLDTQAKMTTISKSMGSIVKSLESTLATGNLQKMSETMDQFEKQFVNMEVQAEFMESSMAGSTSLSTPEGEVNSLMQQVADDYGLEVSVGLPQPAGHAVANKTEKVEEDDLTRRLAELKARG; this is encoded by the coding sequence ATGGGCCAAGCCGAGAAATTGATGAACCAGATCATGGAACTCAAGTTCACCTCCAAAAGCCTGCAACGTCAGGCAAGAAAGTGCGAAAAAGACGAGAAATCAGAGAAACTCAAAGTCAAGAAAGCGATCGAGAAAGGTAACATGGACGGAGCAAGGATCTACGCCGAAAACGCCATCCGGAAACGTAGCGAACAGATGAATTACCTTCGGTTATCTTCTCGCCTTGATGCGGTTGTCGCCCGGCTTGATACGCAGGCGAAGATGACAACAATTAGCAAGTCTATGGGGTCGATTGTTAAGTCGCTTGAGTCAACGCTTGCTACGGGTAATCTGCAGAAGATGTCTGAGACTATGGACCAGTTTGAGAAACAGTTTGTGAATATGGAGGTGCAAGCCGAGTTTATGGAGAGTTCGATGGCTGGAAGTACTTCGCTTTCGACTCCGGAAGGGGAAGTTAATAGTTTGATGCAGCAAGTGGCTGATGATTATGGTTTGGAGGTGTCGGTTGGCCTGCCGCAACCTGCTGGACACGCGGTGGCGAATAAGACGGAGAAGGTTGAGGAGGATGATCTTACTAGGCGCCTTGCCGAGCTTAAAGCGCGTGGGTAA
- the LOC110875139 gene encoding anoctamin-like protein At1g73020, which produces MEALYEEQPPPFEMGVVVSKRVFDQIGEGYDCVQVLVDQFQKIGLIVDRVAGLNDEFLKIAAPVEVLGKAAAELRLKKRTQIGVDLQFEWDEADAFIKQSDGSLFSWCERFRCYKHMIYGIVNKSDSAIILKSDCREIRWQPGKRLLWKLEKEAIVKEVFPIHDEIKRKRLLKCWALSWRDLTHQPLDEIYAYYGAKIAIYFAFIGMYTKWLLFPAAFGIFVQLVDFGSLQFLVLPFFFICIISWAVFFLQFWKRKNSTLLARWHICYSVGAAYKYMDTEWSSFHSSVGSIKFGADKTEKEKFQREEWFGHMLRFRNDAIIILSIICLQLPFELAYAHLYEIIGSDIIKFGLTAIYLFAIQYFTQIGGKVSVKLIKREKNESSEYRANSLIYKVFGLYFMQSYIGLLYHAILHRNFMTLRQVITQRLIISEVLENLMENSLPYIKYSYRKYRAVRNKRKREKGMAARKSYFNSRVEKEYFKPIYSASVGDELEDGLFDEFLELALQFGMIMMFACAFPPAFAFAALNNVTEIRADALKILAMYRRPVPRVAATIGAWLNIFQFLIVVSICTNCILLVCLYDREGNWNISPGLAAILIMEHVLLLIKFGFSKIVPEEPDWVKANRMKNATQAQNMCSKQLLRNISGRTLVTCTPNAD; this is translated from the exons ATGGAGGCGTTGTATGAGGAACAACCACCGCCTTTTGAGATGGGTGTGGTTGTTTCTAAAAGGGTTTTTGACCAAATTGGTGAAGGTTATGATTGTGTTCAAGTTCTTGTGGATCAGTTTCAGAAAATTGGCTTAATTGTTGATAGAGTTGCTGGCCTTAATGATGAATTCCTCAAG ATTGCAGCACCTGTTGAAGTTTTAGGGAAGGCGGCCGCTGAATTACGGTTGAAAAAAAGAACTCAAATAG GGGTGGATTTACAGTTTGAATGGGATGAGGCTGATGCGTTTATCAAACAATCTGACGGGTCGTTGTTCAGTTGGTGTGAGCGTTTTCGTTGTTATAAGCACATGATATATGGAATC GTCAACAAGAGCGATTCGGCTATCATTTTAAAGTCCGACTGTAGAGAAATTAGATGGCAGCCTGGGAAGCGTCTTTTGTGGAAGTTGGAAAAAGAAGCCATTGTTAAAGAAGTCTTTCCTATCCATG ATGAGATAAAGAGGAAGCGGCTTTTGAAATGTTGGGCTCTGAGCTGGCGGGACCTTACACATCAACCCCTTGACGAAATCTATGCTTACTATGGAGCGAAG ATTGCAATATATTTTGCTTTCATTGGGATGTACACAAAGTGGTTGCTTTTCCCGGCTGCATTTGGAATCTTCGTGCAATTGGTTGATTTTGG ATCTTTGCAATTCTTGGTACTTCCCTTTTTCTTTATATGCATAATTTCATGGGCTGTCTTCTTTCTCCAATTCTGGAAGCGGAAAAACTCTACCCTTTTGGCCAG GTGGCATATTTGTTATTCAGTTGGAGCAGCTTATAAATATATGGATACCGAATGGAGTTCGTTTCATTCGTCTGTAGGATCGATAAAGTTCGGGGCTGATAAAACCGAGAAAGAGAAGTTCCAAAGAGAGGAATGGTTTGGTCATATGCTACGATTCAGAAACGATGCGATTATTATATTGAGTATTATATGCCTCCAGCTTCCTTTTGAACTGGCGTATGCACATTTGTACGAGATCATTGGATCCGATATCATAAA GTTTGGGTTAACGGCAATTTACCTATTTGCCATTCAATATTTCACACAAATTGGGGGGAAGGTGTCGGTGAAGTTAATCAAGCGTGAAAAAAACGAGAGCTCTGAATATAGGGCTAACAGTTTGATTTACAAG GTGTTTGGGTTATACTTTATGCAGTCATACATTGGACTACTATATCATGCAATTCTGCATCGCAACTTCATGACTCTTCGTCAAGTCATAACTCAACGTCTCATCATATCAGAG GTGCTAGAAAATCTGATGGAAAACTCTCTACCCTACATCAAATACAGCTACAGAAAATACAGAGCTGTTCG AAACAAGAGAAAAAGGGAAAAGGGAATGGCAGCCAGAAAATCTTATTTTAATTCTAGGGTTGAGAAGGAGTATTTTAAGCCTATATATTCCGCCAGTGTTGGTGATGAACTCGAAGATGGGCTCTTTGATG AATTTCTTGAGCTGGCTTTGCAGTTTGGAATGATTATGATGTTTGCTTGTGCTTTTCCTCCTGCGTTTGCTTTTGCTGCGTTG AACAATGTTACAGAAATTAGAGCAGACGCGTTAAAGATTCTTGCCATGTATAGAAGACCAGTTCCTCGAGTTGCTGCAACAATCGGGGCCTGGCTTAACATATTTCAG tttttgataGTTGTATCAATATGCACCAACTGCATACTTCTAGTATGTTTATACGATCGGGAGGGGAATTGGAATATATCTCCTGGTCTTGCAGCCATCCTCATCATGGAACATGTACTCCTTCTCATCAAATTTGGCTTCTCAAAGATCGTCCCCGAG GAACCTGATTGGGTAAAAGCAAACCGAATGAAGAATGCAACTCAAGCACAAAACATGTGCTCTAAGCAGCTTTTGAGGAACATTTCGGGCCGAACACTCGTTACATGTACACCAAATGCTGATTAA
- the LOC110876952 gene encoding jacalin-related lectin 19, producing the protein MDDGVHTGVREITLVYGSYIDSIRVTYDNNGKPFLAEKHGDIGGTKSAQIKLQFPDEILVSVSGHYCPVVYGGSPVIRSLTFKSNKRTFGPFGVEEGTPFNSFTNGGHIVGFNGRSGWFLDSPGFYLSSYSSPKQNLFQRFQIMYKGFNPLAIKDGKHNKIKGSKGHWWGI; encoded by the exons ATGGATGATGGAGTACACACTGGAGTTAGAGAAATAACTCTAGTATACGGTAGCTACATCGACTCGATCCGTGTAACATATGATAACAACGGTAAACCGTTTCTAGCTGAAAAACATGGTGACATTGGTGGAACCAAATCGGCTCAG ATTAAGCTACAATTTCCAGATGAGATCTTAGTAAGTGTTAGTGGGCACTATTGCCCCGTCGTCTATGGAGGCAGCCCGGTGATTCGGTCACTCACTTTCAAGAGCAACAAACGAACATTTGGGCCATTCGGGGTTGAAGAAGGAACACCCTTTAACTCCTTTACAAATGGGGGCCATATTGTAGGGTTTAATGGAAGAAGCGGGTGGTTTCTGGATTCCCCCGGGTTCTACCTATCAAGTTATTCAAGCCCCAAACAAAACCTCTTTCAAAGATTCCAGATAATGTATAAAGGATTCAACCCTCTTGCTATTAAAGATGGTAAACATAACAAAATCAAAGGTTCAAAAGGTCATTGGTGGGGCATATGA